In Camelus dromedarius isolate mCamDro1 chromosome 28, mCamDro1.pat, whole genome shotgun sequence, a genomic segment contains:
- the LOC105100413 gene encoding serpin B11, whose translation MDSLSTANTEFCLDVFKELNSNNAGDNIFFSPLSLLYALSMILLGARGNSARQMEKVLHFNHIEESLGPEFKDSAKCSQTGKIHSEFGVLFSQINRPDSNYTLSIASRLYGTNAMAFHQQYLHCSEKLYRARLQTVDFERSAEETRKAINAWVENKTNGKVTNLFGKGTIDPSCVMVLVNAIYFKGQWRNKFQERETMKTPFQLSQGKSVTVEMMYQTGMFKLAFIKKPQMQVLELPYVNNTLSMIILLPVGTADLQQVEEQLNAKTFSEWTSPSNLVEQEVEVHLPRFKLDVKYELNSLLKSLGMTDIFSQVKADLSGISPTEGLFVTKVIHKSYVDVNEEGTEAAAATGVVVVVKRLPIRAQFMANHPFLFFIRHIQTNTILFCGKLASP comes from the exons ATGGATTCCCTTAGCACAGCAAACACTGAATTTTGCCTTGATGTGTTCAAAGAGCTGAACAGTAACAACGCAGGAGACAACATCTTCTTTTCCCCGCTGAGTCTGCTTTATGCTCTAAGCATGATCCTCCTTGGAGCCAGAGGAAACAGCGCGAGGCAGATGGAAAAG gtGCTTCATTTTAATCATATTGAAGAATCTTTAGGACCAGAGTTCAAGGACTCAGCTAAG TGCAGCCAAACTGGAAAGATTCATTCAGAGTTTGGAGTTCTGTTCTCTCAGATCAACCGGCCAGACTCTAACTACACCCTCAGCATTGCCAGCAGACTCTACGGGACCAACGCGATGGCATTCCACCAG CAATACTTACACTGTTCTGAGAAACTGTATCGAGCCAGGCTGCAAACGGTTGACTTTGAAAGGTCTGCGGAGGAAACGAGGAAGGCTATTAATGCTTGGGTTGAAAATAAAACTAACG gaAAAGTCACTAACCTCTTTGGAAAGGGCACGATTGACCCTTCTTGTGTCATGGTCCTGGTGAATGCCATATATTTCAAGGGACAATGGCGAAACAAATTCCAGGAAAGAGAGACGATGAAAACGCCCTTTCAGCTAAGTCAG ggtaaaaGCGTAACTGTGGAAATGATGTATCAAACTGGAATGTTCAAATTGGCCTTCATCAAAAAGCCACAGATGCAAGTCCTTGAGCTGCCCTATGTTAACAACACGCTAAGCATGATTATTCTGCTTCCAGTGGGCACGGCTGATCTACAGCAG GTAGAAGAGCAGCTGAACGCGAAGACGTTCTCTGAGTGGACCAGCCCCTCTAACTTGGTGGAGCAGGAGGTTGAAGTGCATCTCCCCCGATTCAAGCTGGACGTCAAGTATGAGCTCAACTCGCTGTTGAAATCCCTTGGGATGACCGACATCTTCAGCCAGGTCAAAGCTGATCTTTCTGGAATATCACCTACCGAGGGCCTCTTTGTAACAAAAGTCATCCACAAGTCATATGTGGATGTCAACGAGGAGGGCACGGAGGCAGCTGCGGCCACGGGGGTCGTCGTGGTCGTGAAAAGACTCCCCATCCGAGCTCAGTTCATGGCGAACCACCCCTTCCTGTTCTTCATAAGGCACATCCAGACCAACACGATTCTCTTTTGTGGCAAGCTCGCCTCTCCCTAA